The segment ACGCTTGACATAGTGAATTTTAGGATCTTTTGGATAGCGAAAAACCACTATATCACCACGCTTTGGCCCATCACTAGCTATCAAATGCCCATCACCATCGCTATCAGGAAGCACTGGAATTTCTATAAATGGAATGTGTGGTGTTGGAATTCCATATGAGTATTTTTTAACAAAGAGATAATCACCTATTAAAAGAGTATTTTTCATAGAACCGCTAGGTATCACAAAAGCTTGAGCTACAAAAAATATTATTAACAAAACTATAACAATAGTCCCCGTCCAACTACTACAAAAATTATAGAATTTAGTAAAAATTCTTCTCAAAGTTTAGCCTTTTAATTTTCTATTTTTAGCTGATTTTAGCGTATTGCTAAGTAGCATAGCAATTGTCATTGGCCCTACTCCTCCTGGTACGGGCGTTATCATAGAGCATTTAGGTGCTACACTCTCATAATCACAATCGCCAACTAATTTACCACTATCTAAGCGATTTATCCCTACATCAATTACTATTGCCCCATCACTTACCATATCGGCTTTTAAGAAATTTGGCTTGCCTACTGCTACTACTATGATTTGGGCATTTTTACAGACGCTTGCTAAATCTTTAGTTTTAGAGTGAGCTATAGTCACAGTAGCCCCAGCATTTAGTAGCAGTGCCGCCATAGGCTTGCCTACTATATTGCTTCTACCTATAACCACGGCATTTTTGCCACTTACTTCTATATTATAAGCTTTGAAAAGCTCCATTATCCCAAGTGGCGTACAAGGCACAAATCCATCAAGACCGCTATTTAATCTACCTACATTTATAGCGTGAAATCCATCTACATCTTTATTTGGATCGATCGCTTCTAAAATAGCATTTGTATCAATATGCTTTGGAAGTGGAAGTTGAACTAAAATTCCATCTATACTATCATCATTATTTAAAAGCTTAATCAAAGCCAAAAGCTCACTTTGCGTTGTAGTTTCAGGTAGCTTGTGAGCTACTGAGCCCATGTGAGCAGCAATAGTAGATCTCTCTTTACTAGCGACATAGGTTTGGCTAGCCTTATCTTCGCCTACTAAAACCACGGCTAGAGTTGGCGTAATTCCTTTGCTTTTTAGCTCCAAAACCTCATCAGCAACTCTTTGTTTAACCCTATTGCTTATCTCTTTGCCATCAATTATTTGCATTTTTGCCCTTTTTATGTATTTTTTAATTACAAAAATTGTATCATACCCAAATTCAAATTAAATTCAAGTGAGATATATGAAATTTATTAGCTTTTTTTTGCTTTTTGCTACTTTTGCTTTTTGTAGTGAGTTTATCACCAAAAGTGAATACGCCAAAATGCTATACAAAAATCCAAGAGGCATAGGGTGTCATAAATGCCACGGCGATAAGGGCGAGGGAGCCTTAATAGTCAAATACAAAGCATTTAACAAAAAGAGTAATAAATATGAAGAGAAATCTCTAAAAGCACCAAGGATAAATAATCTCGATTTCAAAAGATTTCAAGCAGCTATTACTGATTCTAAGGGCATTATGCCATCATATTTTCTTACTCAAAATGAGATTTTAAATTTATTTGAATACATAACTTCATTTAATAAGGATAAAAAAGATGAGAAATAAAGATGAATTCCTCAAAGCACAAAAATATATTCCAGGTGGTGTAAATTCGCCTGTTCGTGCCTTTGGTTCAGTTGGTTCTACTCCTGTGATGATAGATAGGGGTGAGCGTGAGTTTATCTATGATATCGAAAATAATGAGTATATTGATTATGTTTTAAGCTGGGGGCCACTCATCTTTGGGCATTGTGATAAAGATATAGAAGATGCCGTGATATCAACGGCTAAAAAGGGACTAAGCTTTGGTGCGCCATGCTTATTAGAAACTGAGCTTGCTCAATTAGTATTATCTAAATTCCCTCATTTAGATAAAATTCGCTTTGTTAGTAGCGGGACTGAAGCTACTATGAGCGCTATTAGATTAGCTCGTGGATATAGCAAAAAAGATGGAATAATCAAATTTGAAGGTTGCTATCACGGTCATAGCGATGGATTATTAGTTAAAGCCGGTAGTGGAGCTACCACTTTTGGATATTCAAGTAGCTTAGGCGTCCCAAATGATATAGTCAAAAACACTCATCTAGCCAAATATAATGATCTAAATAGCGTCAAAGAGTGCTTTAAAAATGGTGATATTGGCGTTATTATCGTTGAGCCAATCGCTGGAAATATGGGATTGGTGCCTGGTAGCGATGAGTTTTTACATGGGCTTAGAAAGATTTGTGATGAAAATGGTGCGGTTTTAATCTTTGATGAAGTTATGAGTGGATTTAGAGCTAGTGCCACTGGTAGCTATGGATTAAATAAGATTGAAGTCGATATAGTTACCTTTGGTAAGGTCATTGGTGGCGGTATGCCGTGTGCTGCTTATGCTGGAAAAAATGAGATAATGGAGCTAATTAGCCCACTTGGTGGAGTCTATCAAGCTGGGACGCTTAGCGGTAATCCTGTTGCTATGGCTGCTGGACTAGCTGCGTTAAATAAAATTTATAATATGCCAAATTTATATGATGAGCTTGGTAAAAAGAGTAAATTTATAATTGATACTATGCAAGATAGCGCAAATGAGATGGGAATTCCACTTCAAACAACTATGCGTGGGTCTATGTGGGGATTTTTCTTCAATGAAAATCCTGTTACTAACTACACTCAAGCCCTACAAAGCGATACAAATTTATTTGCCAAATTCCACGCTCAAATGCTAAAGCGTGGCGTCTATCTAGCACCAAGCCAGTTTGAAACTTGCTTTGTTTGCAAGCCTCTAAGCCAAACTAGCTTAGACAAAACGGCACAAGCTATAAAAGAGAGTTTTAAATCACTATGAGCCAAAAAAGCAAAAAGATAAACACCGCAATAAAAGCCGCTGATAGCCTAAGTCTTGGGATCTCAATCGTAGTTGCGGTGCTTATAGGCTTTGGGATCGGCTGGGGATTAAAAGAGCTAACAGGCTCAAACTGGGGGCTTGGAGTTGGTATTTTCATAGGTGTTGGCGCTGCGATAAATAATATCTATAAGGCCTATAAATCTCAAGTTAAAAGCTATGAAGAGTTTAAAGAAAAGAGATGAAATTTAAAAATTTAGCTATATTTTATCTAATCTTGGATCTATTATTGATAGCCATTACTTCGGCTTTTGGGGCGGTTGAGCTTTTGAATTCTCAAGTGGCTTTTATCTCTTCGACTTTAATATTATTTGCTAGTTATTTAGGCTACAAAAATAGAGTTAAAAATAGAAGTATAAACTATGAATTAAGCGATAAAGAGCTTGAGATTTTTGAAGATGATGAGAATACTGGGGATGATAAAAACAGTGATAAAAATTCTATTAAATTTCGTAAAATCGATATCTTAGGCGCTTTTAAACCACTTAGATTGATTAGCTATCTTATTTTGATTGTAGCGTTTTTTGCTCTGCTTAGAGCTGGGATTTTTGAGCCTATATCGTTTTTAGTTGGGCTTGCTTTAATGCCTCTTGGGGTATTTTGCGCTGGAGTGTATTACTCTAAAAATAGTTTTGTGAGCAAATAATGATAATAGTTAATAACACCCAAACCCAACAACCAACCCCAAATAATAAAGACGAAAAGAAAACCACATCCAAAGAAAATAGCACCGCAACTTCACTAAATGATGGCAAAACCATCTTAAAAAACCAAAATCAAAATTTAGTAATCGAACAGACAAAGCTAGATTTAGAGCTAAATAAATTTACATCCAAGCTATTAAATGCTTTAAAATCAAATTTAGATGATGGGAGCTTTAAAGAAAATGCCCTATCACAGATCAAATCATCCCAAGTTGCCCCAAATCTAGCCAAAGATTTAGCACAAATATTAAAATCGATAAAATCTGATCCATCTCTAAGCCAATTAGGCGCTAAATTAGAGAATTTTATCAAGCCAGTAGAGCATATCAAAACCACAAATATAGCCCAAACTATCAAAGATACAGGCGTTTTATTAGAAGCTAAACTCGCTCAAAGCTTAAAGCCAGAGATCCTTCCAATCTCTATCCAAAATTTGCTATCTCAGATGAAAAATATAGCAAATAAAGATCTATCTTTAGCTTTTATGACTCTAGCTAACGGATCAGATCTAGATCCAGCAAGTAGCCTTAGCCAGCTTTTAGATATCTTACAATCAAATAAAATTAAAAATAATGAAACACTCAAAAACTCAAATTTCAAGCCACTTTTAAAAGCCAATACCAAACTTGAGTTAGCTGCTAAATTCCTAGATAAAATCGCACACCAAATCCAAACTAATCCCAAAAGCCCAATCTCAATAGAACAAAACATATCTCGCACCGCAGATCAAATTCAAAATATTATTAAAAATATAGAATCAAGCTTATCACAAATCAATTTTAATAATCCAAATTT is part of the Campylobacter lanienae NCTC 13004 genome and harbors:
- the hemL gene encoding glutamate-1-semialdehyde 2,1-aminomutase, with the translated sequence MRNKDEFLKAQKYIPGGVNSPVRAFGSVGSTPVMIDRGEREFIYDIENNEYIDYVLSWGPLIFGHCDKDIEDAVISTAKKGLSFGAPCLLETELAQLVLSKFPHLDKIRFVSSGTEATMSAIRLARGYSKKDGIIKFEGCYHGHSDGLLVKAGSGATTFGYSSSLGVPNDIVKNTHLAKYNDLNSVKECFKNGDIGVIIVEPIAGNMGLVPGSDEFLHGLRKICDENGAVLIFDEVMSGFRASATGSYGLNKIEVDIVTFGKVIGGGMPCAAYAGKNEIMELISPLGGVYQAGTLSGNPVAMAAGLAALNKIYNMPNLYDELGKKSKFIIDTMQDSANEMGIPLQTTMRGSMWGFFFNENPVTNYTQALQSDTNLFAKFHAQMLKRGVYLAPSQFETCFVCKPLSQTSLDKTAQAIKESFKSL
- a CDS encoding AtpZ/AtpI family protein, whose protein sequence is MSQKSKKINTAIKAADSLSLGISIVVAVLIGFGIGWGLKELTGSNWGLGVGIFIGVGAAINNIYKAYKSQVKSYEEFKEKR
- a CDS encoding c-type cytochrome translates to MKFISFFLLFATFAFCSEFITKSEYAKMLYKNPRGIGCHKCHGDKGEGALIVKYKAFNKKSNKYEEKSLKAPRINNLDFKRFQAAITDSKGIMPSYFLTQNEILNLFEYITSFNKDKKDEK
- the folD gene encoding bifunctional methylenetetrahydrofolate dehydrogenase/methenyltetrahydrofolate cyclohydrolase FolD; its protein translation is MQIIDGKEISNRVKQRVADEVLELKSKGITPTLAVVLVGEDKASQTYVASKERSTIAAHMGSVAHKLPETTTQSELLALIKLLNNDDSIDGILVQLPLPKHIDTNAILEAIDPNKDVDGFHAINVGRLNSGLDGFVPCTPLGIMELFKAYNIEVSGKNAVVIGRSNIVGKPMAALLLNAGATVTIAHSKTKDLASVCKNAQIIVVAVGKPNFLKADMVSDGAIVIDVGINRLDSGKLVGDCDYESVAPKCSMITPVPGGVGPMTIAMLLSNTLKSAKNRKLKG